The Clostridium sporogenes region AGATGGGATGACGATGATGATGACCCATTTGGCGGCGGAGGTTTTGGGGGCTTCGGCGGTGGAGGATCATCTGGCGGAGGCTTTGGAGGTTTCGGTGGCGGAAGTTCCGGAGGCGGAGGTTCCTCTGGCGGATGGTAGTTATTTAGAGTAGAGGGTAAAGAGTACAGAGTAAAGAGTATAGGGCATTTAAAGAGTTTTTGCTTTAGGGCAAAGACTCTTTAATTTAATTATATTATTTTCTTTAGATAGGGTTTTACAATAAAAAATAATATTAATTTTTAGGGGAATAGGAGATGACAATATGCTTAAAAGAGATACTAGAGTTCAGATTGTTATCGTGGAGAATGGTAAGTACATATTATTAAAACATTGGGTTAAATTAGAAAATAGATATTTTTGGGCTTTGCCTGGTGGGGGAAGAGAAAAGGGTGAAAGCTTAGAAGAAGCAGCTATAAGGGAAGCTAAAGAGGAAACAGGACTAGATATAGAGCTTTTGCCCTTAACATATGAATCTTTACCACCAATAAAAAATTCTATGTATAAAAACATGGTAACTTTTATTGGATATCCAGTAAAGGGAGAAGCAAATGTAGGGTATGATCCAGAAGAAGAGTTAAAAAATCTTTATGGATTAGTAGATATAAAGTGGCAAGACTTACGAGATAAAAAAGGATTAACAGATGTAACTATAAGAGATGTAGATGGGATATTAGATAAGCTTCAAACACAGAATATAGAAAAGGAAAAAATATTTTTAATATATAAACAGAAAGATAGTGTAAGAGAGTATTTAGTTTTAAATAATAATATAATGGACCAGTGTATCTCACCTAATATAAATAAAAGTGTAAGTGATAATGAAATAAAATTTTTATATTTAAATAAAGACAATGAATATAGTTTTTGTGGAAATAATTGTAGTTTAAATTCAAAAAGCTGTAGTCCGGAAGTATATTTACAAGAAATATTAGGTATTAAATTAAAAAATGTAATAGGACAAAAAAAATTAGGCATATTTTTGTATAAAAAAAATAATAATTTTTTCAAAAGAAATATTACCCTAATTCCGTTGAAAAAAGAAGAAAAAATTTATAAAGAACACAGTTTTATAAAAGAAGATGATGTATTAAAAGAAAATATTTCAGAAGATTTAGTTAGAATATTTACATTTATCAAGGATAATATATAAATAAGTTTGTAAAACTAATATTAATGGTGGGGAAAAACACATATTAAAGATCCTATTCCATAAAAAGGAAAAAGCTTTTTTTTATAGAAGAATTTAAGGGAAAGCAATTTAAAGTAATTAGGAGGTAATTAAATGGATGTGTTAGAAGGGATATTATTAATATTAGTAGGGGTAACCTTTATATTTTGGATTGTGTTAACTTTTATAAATGTTTGGTACAAAAGTAAAGAAGGTGGAAAAGTTCTTCTAAATATAAAAAGAGGTATAGAGCGAAATATTATGATACTTATGTCTTTAATAATAATATTATTTTCTCTTTTAAATGATAATCCTAATACTTATATAGAAATAATAATAGGTATAGTTATATTATATAATGGTGTAGAAAGATTTGAAATAATGGAAAATGGAATTTTTGTAGAGGGAAACTTTAAAAAATGGGAAGATATAGAATCATGTAAATGGCATGAGAGACTAGATCATACTTTAATAATAAGAGGTAAGGAAGATGTGGATTATTTAAGAAGATTTAATACTATAAAACTAAAGCTTAAAAAAGAAGAACAAGAACAAGTTTTTAAAATAATAAATAAAAAGATAGC contains the following coding sequences:
- a CDS encoding NUDIX domain-containing protein, which gives rise to MLKRDTRVQIVIVENGKYILLKHWVKLENRYFWALPGGGREKGESLEEAAIREAKEETGLDIELLPLTYESLPPIKNSMYKNMVTFIGYPVKGEANVGYDPEEELKNLYGLVDIKWQDLRDKKGLTDVTIRDVDGILDKLQTQNIEKEKIFLIYKQKDSVREYLVLNNNIMDQCISPNINKSVSDNEIKFLYLNKDNEYSFCGNNCSLNSKSCSPEVYLQEILGIKLKNVIGQKKLGIFLYKKNNNFFKRNITLIPLKKEEKIYKEHSFIKEDDVLKENISEDLVRIFTFIKDNI
- a CDS encoding DUF5673 domain-containing protein is translated as MDVLEGILLILVGVTFIFWIVLTFINVWYKSKEGGKVLLNIKRGIERNIMILMSLIIILFSLLNDNPNTYIEIIIGIVILYNGVERFEIMENGIFVEGNFKKWEDIESCKWHERLDHTLIIRGKEDVDYLRRFNTIKLKLKKEEQEQVFKIINKKIAQIS